The following proteins are encoded in a genomic region of Chryseobacterium cucumeris:
- a CDS encoding FUSC family protein, which translates to MNYSAELKKFVTSQYVYSAIRITLATVLPCLVLAHFGILKEYFLFPLGTSFVALTDQPGPFIRRRNALTFAICCFVFVALIASLVMNIKVLVILEVIVFGMFFSLIGVYGQRLAAVGSLSLVVLAIFIDGHLTGSNIFKSLLIFASGCIWFLLIFLIVTTIRPYKLASQMIGENYLQLAEFLKIKANYYQKNPDFNKLTTQVIAKQIEIKNLQEDTRETVFKTRTIVNESTTTSRLLMLMFLNSMDLHEKLMTSESDYQKLQQSFEDSMILVNIHDYLNLLAEEITNIGIALQSGTRAKPMFNLEEELNNLNYNYFELRNKQLSPDNLENFMILRQILMRIYEITKEINEIYKVFSQDIKLAKSLSTGLDLKKFMPNEPKLNAKVLRNNISLSSSHFRHAIRITTALLLGYVFSMFDFLGLGHTYWILITITAILKPAYSITKQRNLLRLYGTIAGASIAYAILHFVHINGVLFAILLISMIMCFSFLKGRYFWAVLFMTIYVFLSFNFLNPGKVNVIFKDRILDTAIAGIIAFAVSYIVLPVWEHTQNLDLMKKSAADNLIYFQSVISKFLQGNFDLEDYKVKRKNAIISLANLSDNFQRMISDPKNQQKKLEVVHQFVATSHLITAYTASLSQYAKSNEQYPEIDAESWSRKIEAEMQQTSTLLNGNDINETLKMESRLEPEDSSIEDMLLKRKTEIEENEIVDRRDPDKISHLTELKNIHDILELIYDVAKEQRKVIEKYKNETEPTPPQS; encoded by the coding sequence ATGAACTATTCGGCGGAACTAAAAAAATTTGTAACCAGTCAGTATGTATATTCTGCGATCAGAATTACATTAGCTACTGTTCTGCCTTGTTTAGTCCTCGCCCACTTCGGGATTTTGAAAGAATACTTCCTTTTCCCACTAGGAACCAGCTTTGTAGCCCTTACCGACCAGCCAGGTCCATTTATCCGAAGAAGAAATGCCCTTACTTTTGCGATCTGCTGTTTTGTCTTTGTAGCACTTATTGCCAGTCTTGTGATGAATATTAAAGTGCTGGTCATTCTGGAAGTCATTGTCTTCGGGATGTTTTTCTCCCTGATTGGCGTTTATGGCCAGAGATTGGCTGCAGTAGGCTCATTATCTTTGGTAGTACTGGCCATCTTTATTGACGGGCATCTTACAGGAAGCAATATTTTTAAAAGTCTGCTGATATTTGCTTCAGGCTGTATCTGGTTTCTGTTGATATTCCTTATTGTAACTACCATTCGTCCTTATAAACTGGCAAGCCAGATGATTGGCGAAAATTATCTTCAGCTGGCTGAGTTTTTAAAGATCAAAGCCAATTATTATCAGAAAAATCCGGATTTTAATAAGCTGACCACTCAGGTTATTGCCAAGCAGATTGAAATAAAAAACCTTCAGGAAGATACCAGAGAAACCGTTTTCAAAACCAGAACTATTGTCAATGAATCTACGACCACCAGCCGCTTATTAATGCTGATGTTTCTTAATTCGATGGACCTTCATGAAAAACTGATGACCTCGGAAAGTGACTATCAAAAGTTACAGCAGAGCTTTGAAGACAGTATGATCCTGGTGAATATCCATGATTATCTTAACCTTCTGGCGGAAGAGATCACCAATATCGGAATCGCCCTGCAAAGTGGTACCAGAGCCAAGCCGATGTTTAATCTGGAAGAGGAATTAAATAACTTAAATTATAATTATTTCGAACTCAGAAATAAACAGCTTTCTCCCGACAATCTGGAAAATTTCATGATCCTGCGCCAGATCCTGATGCGTATCTATGAAATCACGAAAGAAATCAACGAAATATATAAAGTATTTTCACAGGATATCAAGCTGGCGAAAAGTTTATCTACAGGGTTGGATCTTAAGAAATTTATGCCCAATGAACCTAAACTGAATGCTAAGGTTCTGAGAAATAATATTTCCTTATCATCTTCCCATTTCCGCCATGCTATAAGAATTACAACAGCTCTGCTATTGGGATACGTTTTTTCTATGTTCGATTTTCTGGGACTTGGACACACGTATTGGATATTAATTACCATTACAGCGATCTTAAAACCCGCATATTCCATCACTAAACAGAGAAACCTTCTCCGTCTCTATGGAACCATTGCCGGAGCAAGTATAGCTTATGCCATTCTCCATTTTGTCCATATTAATGGCGTTTTATTTGCGATCCTTCTGATCAGCATGATCATGTGTTTCAGCTTTCTGAAAGGAAGATATTTCTGGGCGGTATTATTTATGACAATCTATGTATTCCTCAGCTTTAATTTCTTAAACCCAGGGAAAGTCAATGTTATTTTTAAAGACAGAATCCTGGATACTGCTATTGCCGGGATCATTGCCTTTGCCGTGTCATATATTGTACTGCCGGTTTGGGAACATACGCAAAACCTGGATCTAATGAAGAAGTCTGCCGCGGACAACCTTATCTACTTCCAGAGCGTGATTTCCAAATTCCTACAGGGAAATTTCGATCTCGAAGATTATAAGGTAAAGCGAAAAAATGCCATTATTTCTTTGGCTAACCTTTCCGATAATTTCCAGAGAATGATTTCTGATCCTAAAAATCAGCAGAAAAAACTGGAAGTGGTTCACCAGTTTGTGGCAACATCTCACCTGATTACTGCCTATACGGCTTCCCTATCCCAATATGCAAAAAGTAATGAGCAGTATCCTGAAATAGATGCTGAAAGCTGGAGCAGAAAGATTGAGGCCGAAATGCAGCAAACCTCTACCCTTCTCAACGGAAATGATATTAACGAAACACTGAAAATGGAAAGCCGTCTTGAGCCGGAAGATTCCTCCATTGAAGATATGCTCCTGAAAAGAAAAACAGAGATTGAAGAAAATGAAATTGTTGACCGAAGAGATCCTGATAAAATTTCACATTTAACCGAGCTTAAAAATATCCACGATATTCTTGAGCTGATCTATGATGTCGCAAAAGAGCAGAGAAAAGTGATCGAAAAATATAAAAACGAAACTGAGCCTACTCCTCCACAATCGTAA
- a CDS encoding UDP-N-acetylmuramoyl-tripeptide--D-alanyl-D-alanine ligase: MNIEQFYPLFLQAAKVTIDSRKIAENDIFFAFSGENFNAATLAEKAIDDGALAVIVELPEFENIDKNIFYVPSTLEFLQQLAIYHRSQLHIPFIGLTGSNGKTTTKELIHAVLSEKFNVQYTSGNLNNHIGVPLTILSIKPEHEMAVIEMGANHQKEIEFLCTISQPDFGYITNFGKAHLEGFGGFEGVIKGKSELYDYLKNNNRTIVVNENDPIQAEKTENYSPKITFGKETSDYNFESFSAEHFVGLTYQGVKAVSKLTGEYNFTNLCAAASLGLHFGISFEKIKHALELYTPTNMRSQVVKKEGRTLVLDTYNANPSSMTASLNNFISFEGSKTIIIGDMLELGDESEKEHQNILKLAQDLHFDEIITVGKHFKAVNHSELAFENTAELTEYLKQNTIQSDNILLKGSRGIALEKVIDFI; this comes from the coding sequence ATGAATATAGAACAGTTTTATCCTTTATTTCTGCAGGCGGCAAAAGTAACCATTGACAGCAGAAAAATAGCAGAGAATGATATTTTCTTTGCCTTTTCCGGTGAGAATTTCAATGCAGCTACGCTGGCAGAAAAAGCCATTGATGACGGAGCTCTGGCAGTGATTGTTGAACTTCCGGAATTCGAAAACATAGATAAAAACATTTTCTATGTTCCTTCTACGCTGGAATTTTTACAGCAATTGGCAATCTATCACAGAAGCCAGCTTCATATTCCTTTTATCGGGCTTACGGGAAGTAATGGAAAGACGACTACAAAAGAGCTTATCCATGCTGTTCTTTCAGAAAAATTTAATGTTCAGTATACATCTGGAAATCTCAACAACCATATCGGAGTTCCGTTGACTATCCTTTCCATTAAACCGGAGCATGAAATGGCCGTGATTGAAATGGGAGCGAATCATCAAAAGGAAATTGAATTCCTTTGTACCATTTCACAACCTGATTTCGGATATATTACCAACTTTGGGAAAGCTCATCTGGAAGGCTTCGGAGGTTTTGAAGGAGTGATAAAAGGAAAGTCTGAGCTTTATGACTATCTTAAAAATAACAACAGAACGATTGTTGTGAATGAAAACGATCCGATCCAGGCTGAAAAGACTGAAAACTATTCACCTAAAATTACTTTCGGGAAAGAAACATCGGATTACAATTTTGAATCTTTTTCCGCTGAACATTTTGTAGGATTGACTTATCAGGGCGTAAAAGCCGTTTCAAAACTGACAGGAGAGTATAACTTTACCAATCTCTGTGCTGCTGCCAGTCTTGGCCTTCATTTCGGAATCAGCTTTGAAAAAATTAAGCATGCTCTGGAGCTGTATACCCCCACCAATATGAGATCTCAGGTGGTGAAAAAAGAGGGCAGGACTTTGGTGCTTGATACTTACAATGCCAATCCAAGCTCTATGACCGCTTCTTTAAATAACTTTATCAGTTTTGAAGGCAGCAAAACCATTATCATCGGAGATATGCTGGAATTGGGGGATGAAAGTGAGAAAGAGCATCAGAACATCTTAAAACTGGCTCAGGATCTTCATTTCGATGAGATCATTACTGTCGGAAAACATTTTAAAGCGGTTAATCATTCGGAACTTGCTTTTGAAAATACAGCCGAATTAACAGAATACCTGAAGCAGAATACCATTCAGTCTGATAATATATTGTTGAAAGGTTCCAGAGGAATTGCTCTGGAGAAAGTAATCGACTTTATTTAA
- the porV gene encoding type IX secretion system outer membrane channel protein PorV — MNLTTKLLLGFGLSAGFLGYSQDLGKVNPVLTGAPFLRIAPDARSGGMGDQGVVTSPDAFSQFWNAAKYPFSRTSSSVGLNYTPYMGKLTNDVFLLYASFHKFLGQEERSTISASIYYFNMGQVDLTQLVGTEIASMGTSKPNEFSIDVAYALKLSDSFSGAVTGRFIRSDLAGGFNTDTTLKAANSFAVDVSGYYTSPRFSSIGGYDGKINAGLAIQNLGPKLDYTGNEESRSYLPTMARLGVGYDMYLDDMNRVGISVEGSKLLVPGSEYAGIDPNTRQPIYQIPNVGPMAGIGKSFKNKNSIMYSGALEYSYDNAFSVRGGYFHESEEQGARQFATAGVGLRYRSFGLDLSYLINMSKINSALDNTLRFGLTWNIGEETSNNDR; from the coding sequence ATGAATTTAACTACTAAACTGCTATTAGGATTTGGTTTGAGTGCTGGTTTTTTAGGCTATTCGCAAGATTTAGGTAAAGTAAACCCAGTTCTTACCGGAGCTCCTTTCTTAAGAATTGCACCTGATGCAAGATCGGGAGGTATGGGAGATCAGGGGGTGGTAACCTCTCCGGATGCATTTTCACAATTCTGGAATGCGGCTAAATACCCTTTCAGCAGGACAAGTTCTTCCGTAGGTCTTAACTATACGCCTTACATGGGAAAACTTACCAATGATGTATTCTTATTATATGCTTCGTTCCATAAGTTTTTAGGACAGGAAGAAAGATCTACAATCTCCGCGAGTATCTATTATTTCAATATGGGACAGGTAGACCTGACTCAATTGGTGGGTACAGAAATTGCTTCTATGGGTACATCAAAACCAAACGAATTCTCCATTGACGTTGCCTACGCTTTGAAACTTTCTGATTCATTCTCCGGAGCTGTTACCGGTAGATTTATCCGTTCAGACTTAGCCGGAGGATTCAACACAGATACAACACTTAAGGCTGCGAACAGTTTTGCAGTAGACGTTTCAGGATACTATACCTCTCCAAGATTCTCCAGTATTGGCGGATATGATGGTAAAATCAATGCAGGTTTAGCTATTCAGAACTTAGGTCCAAAACTGGATTATACAGGGAATGAAGAATCAAGATCTTATCTTCCTACTATGGCAAGATTAGGGGTTGGATACGATATGTACCTGGATGATATGAACAGAGTTGGAATTTCTGTGGAAGGTTCAAAACTATTAGTTCCTGGATCTGAGTATGCAGGAATAGACCCGAATACAAGACAGCCTATCTACCAGATCCCGAATGTAGGACCAATGGCTGGTATCGGAAAATCTTTCAAAAATAAAAACAGTATCATGTACAGTGGTGCTCTGGAATATTCTTATGACAATGCATTTTCTGTAAGAGGAGGTTACTTCCATGAAAGTGAAGAGCAGGGAGCAAGACAGTTTGCAACTGCAGGGGTTGGGCTAAGATACCGTTCTTTCGGACTTGATCTTTCTTACCTGATCAATATGTCTAAGATCAACAGTGCTTTGGATAACACGCTTCGTTTCGGTCTAACCTGGAACATCGGAGAAGAAACATCCAACAACGATCGTTAA
- the blaCHM gene encoding CHM family subclass B1 metallo-beta-lactamase: MNFISKNIVAILFPLIMLSCSSQSKNSFKAKKIYESKTLIITQISENSFIHTSFKQTNDFGNVPCNGLIVKDHHETVVFDTPTNDKSSEELIQWINEKLDSKIKAIIPTHFHDDSLGGLMAFHKKNIPSYAYAKTIELAKENNFVIPENSFNDSVILKVGDKDVIAKFFGEGHTKDNAVGYFPGENILFGGCLLKELEAGKGYLGDANLSAWSNTVEKVKKEYPDVKIVVPGHGDYGDGKLLDYTITLFKGQ, encoded by the coding sequence ATGAATTTCATCAGTAAAAATATAGTGGCCATTTTGTTTCCTTTGATCATGTTAAGCTGTAGCTCACAGAGCAAAAACAGTTTTAAAGCAAAGAAAATATATGAATCAAAAACCCTGATCATTACTCAGATTTCAGAGAATTCTTTTATTCATACCTCCTTTAAACAGACCAATGATTTCGGGAATGTACCCTGTAATGGATTGATTGTAAAAGATCATCACGAAACCGTTGTTTTTGATACACCTACCAATGATAAAAGTTCAGAAGAGCTGATACAATGGATTAATGAAAAGCTTGATTCGAAAATTAAGGCCATTATTCCAACCCATTTTCATGATGATAGCTTAGGAGGATTAATGGCTTTCCATAAAAAGAATATTCCCTCTTATGCATATGCTAAAACCATCGAATTAGCAAAAGAAAATAATTTTGTTATTCCTGAAAACAGTTTTAATGATTCTGTTATTTTAAAAGTCGGGGATAAAGATGTCATTGCAAAATTTTTCGGTGAAGGGCATACAAAAGACAATGCTGTGGGATATTTTCCAGGCGAGAATATTTTATTTGGAGGCTGTTTATTAAAAGAGCTGGAGGCGGGGAAAGGGTATCTGGGAGATGCCAATCTTTCTGCCTGGTCCAATACCGTTGAAAAAGTAAAAAAAGAATATCCGGATGTGAAAATTGTTGTTCCCGGACATGGCGACTACGGTGATGGAAAACTTCTTGACTATACGATTACATTATTTAAAGGTCAATAG
- the porU gene encoding type IX secretion system sortase PorU: protein MKRKITILSLIAFASTLYAQRNTIEWNGSKIQDFGDTKLNLPNFKNEGFSYSQNNVFIVSKQKIGEKQLKISDLVWESVSNQDLFELDKGRLPDYDVADVSYYTLDGESYASISIALFKNVKGRVQRLSSFNVSEASSFINTTGTVNKIGTTGNPLSSGNFYKIKVDKSGVFKITSQFLKDNGINPGSVNPKNFRIYGNGGIMLPEYNQDPRYGALQENAIQVVGEDDGVWNDNDYALFYAQGPDGYNLYDTSNGNGFKRHDTRFSERSNNVKNIYEDFSYYYINFDKGAGKRVATVDGNLPAQLITRYDSYQVINKDQKNLLKVGRTWVEDIPFTNEKTVTFTTNSPIQANDVIRYRTQVVAYNSQQNTIDFKINNLNPHPLQVIPTDTSSYQYTFYPVTYTGTLTNLTGNQFTLVYNPDISKNPNGTFYFDYVEVQYKENLAFNGSQMNFRDYSIVSGSNTDYGFSISNAAAIEQVWDVTDITNANRRVNKAGAGSFSFAYTAADQNFNNEFVAFRADAAFSPQFVGRISNQNLSAIQNVDYLILTVPEMMGQAQRIANYHQTKNNYKVEIVDINKIYEEYGSGSKDLTAIRDFVSKLNTPLGRLQYVFILGDASYDYKNRVPNNSNVVASYQSEQSSDYVSSFVTDDYIVMTKPQNTLLIENNLPDLPVGRIPAANASEAGDMINKTLAYYNSLQGQSSPFGDWRMRLDFVVDDNNEGGSPFHNVMNNSLAGIFEQPGQQELKEYNVKKLYMDAFTAQSTSGGRRYPQVNQAISNAIGNSLYLFYFGHGGINGWAQERVLTSTEVQNANNFSNVYSRFPFVSTITCEFTLWDEPSTNSVGEQFIKMKQGGVSTMITSSRAIGVDYGRDFTNTFTQNIFKLTNDDFNTLGNAHLIAKKQKGPNSNHLKVNLLGDPAMKLSRPQRLLVIDNIETPVPGLIRGLDFVKIKGHINNPNGTLNNTFNGKVSINIFDKRLNKKTLNNSGVLSPVLEYTEEGSAIVKSAGTAVNGVFTAEFYVPKDINYAVGQGRILAYADNKSTDVFNNQAVQVGDINPNGINDNQPPKVKLYMNNTNFADGGITNQNPMLLACLTDDTGINSTGSGVGHDITVYLDGQIINTVVLNDFYAPGEGNGCLNPSLAEYQKGNVTYPFRNLAIGQHQLTFKVWDINNNSTTATLNFEVKDESDQHLTINRPLNWPNPFTNKTYIQFEHNCDDILDVNVQIYTITGRLVRTLSQPVVAEPFLQGFRTPRQAIEWDGRDDFGATVAKGTYIFKIFAKSQNQEKCKGSATAVEKMVLLK, encoded by the coding sequence ATGAAACGAAAAATTACGATTTTATCTTTAATCGCTTTTGCATCAACACTTTACGCTCAAAGAAACACCATAGAATGGAATGGTTCTAAAATCCAGGATTTTGGTGACACAAAATTAAATCTTCCTAATTTTAAAAATGAAGGTTTTTCTTACAGCCAAAATAATGTTTTTATCGTAAGCAAGCAAAAAATCGGAGAAAAGCAATTAAAAATCTCAGACCTTGTCTGGGAAAGCGTTTCAAATCAGGATTTGTTTGAACTGGATAAGGGCAGACTTCCTGATTATGATGTAGCAGATGTTTCCTATTATACTTTAGATGGTGAAAGCTATGCCAGCATTAGTATTGCTTTATTTAAAAATGTAAAAGGCCGTGTTCAGAGATTATCTTCGTTTAATGTTTCGGAAGCTTCTTCTTTTATCAATACAACAGGAACTGTTAATAAAATAGGAACCACCGGCAATCCTTTATCAAGTGGAAATTTTTATAAAATAAAGGTAGACAAGTCCGGAGTATTCAAAATCACTTCGCAGTTTTTAAAAGACAACGGAATCAATCCGGGTTCTGTAAATCCTAAAAATTTCAGAATTTATGGAAACGGGGGAATCATGCTTCCCGAATACAACCAGGATCCAAGATACGGTGCTTTACAGGAAAATGCCATTCAGGTGGTAGGTGAAGATGACGGGGTATGGAATGACAATGACTACGCTCTTTTCTATGCACAGGGTCCCGACGGATACAACCTTTATGATACTTCCAACGGGAACGGTTTTAAAAGACACGATACCCGGTTCAGTGAAAGAAGCAATAATGTCAAAAACATCTATGAGGATTTCTCCTATTATTATATCAACTTTGATAAAGGTGCGGGGAAAAGGGTTGCGACTGTAGACGGAAACCTTCCAGCCCAGCTGATTACAAGGTATGACAGTTACCAGGTGATCAACAAGGATCAGAAAAACCTGTTAAAAGTAGGAAGAACATGGGTAGAAGATATTCCTTTCACCAATGAAAAAACAGTAACATTTACTACCAATTCCCCGATACAGGCGAATGATGTAATACGATACAGAACCCAGGTGGTAGCGTACAATTCCCAGCAGAATACGATAGATTTTAAAATCAACAATTTAAATCCGCACCCGCTGCAGGTAATTCCTACAGACACCTCTTCGTATCAGTATACTTTCTATCCGGTAACTTATACTGGAACATTAACCAATCTTACCGGAAATCAGTTTACACTGGTTTATAATCCTGATATCTCCAAGAATCCGAATGGAACTTTCTATTTTGATTATGTAGAGGTTCAGTATAAGGAAAACCTTGCATTCAATGGTTCACAAATGAACTTCAGGGATTACTCAATTGTAAGTGGAAGCAATACAGACTATGGTTTCAGTATCAGTAATGCTGCTGCTATAGAACAGGTATGGGATGTAACGGATATTACAAACGCCAATAGAAGAGTGAATAAGGCAGGAGCCGGTTCCTTCAGCTTTGCGTACACAGCTGCTGATCAGAATTTCAACAATGAGTTTGTAGCTTTCCGTGCTGATGCGGCTTTCAGTCCGCAGTTTGTGGGAAGAATCTCGAATCAGAATCTTTCCGCAATACAAAACGTAGATTATCTGATCCTTACCGTTCCTGAAATGATGGGCCAGGCTCAGAGAATTGCCAACTACCATCAAACCAAGAATAACTATAAGGTAGAAATTGTTGACATCAATAAAATCTACGAGGAATATGGCAGCGGAAGTAAAGATCTTACCGCGATAAGAGATTTCGTAAGTAAACTCAATACTCCACTGGGAAGACTTCAATATGTATTTATCCTTGGGGATGCTTCATACGATTATAAAAACAGGGTTCCGAATAATTCAAACGTTGTTGCCAGCTATCAGAGTGAGCAGTCTTCCGATTATGTATCCTCTTTTGTGACGGATGATTATATCGTAATGACCAAGCCGCAGAATACATTATTAATTGAAAACAACCTTCCGGATCTTCCGGTTGGCAGAATTCCGGCAGCCAATGCCAGTGAAGCCGGAGATATGATCAATAAAACACTGGCTTACTATAATTCCCTTCAGGGACAGTCGAGCCCGTTTGGAGACTGGCGTATGCGACTTGACTTTGTAGTGGATGATAACAACGAAGGGGGAAGCCCTTTCCACAATGTCATGAACAACTCCCTTGCCGGCATATTTGAACAGCCTGGCCAGCAAGAACTTAAAGAGTATAATGTTAAAAAATTATACATGGATGCCTTTACCGCCCAGAGTACTTCCGGAGGACGAAGATATCCGCAGGTAAACCAGGCCATTTCCAATGCTATCGGAAACAGCTTATATCTGTTTTATTTCGGACACGGAGGAATCAATGGCTGGGCACAGGAAAGAGTACTTACCAGCACAGAAGTTCAGAATGCCAACAATTTCTCTAATGTATACAGCAGATTCCCGTTTGTATCTACCATTACCTGTGAGTTTACATTATGGGACGAACCTTCAACCAACTCTGTAGGAGAACAGTTTATTAAGATGAAACAGGGAGGTGTTTCTACCATGATTACTTCCAGCCGTGCTATCGGGGTTGATTATGGACGTGATTTTACCAATACCTTTACTCAGAATATTTTTAAGTTAACCAATGACGACTTTAATACGCTGGGGAATGCCCACTTAATTGCCAAAAAACAAAAAGGACCAAACAGTAACCACTTAAAAGTAAACTTACTGGGTGATCCTGCCATGAAATTAAGCAGACCACAAAGACTCCTGGTTATTGATAATATTGAAACACCTGTTCCGGGACTGATCAGAGGGCTGGATTTTGTAAAAATCAAAGGACACATCAATAATCCGAACGGAACACTGAACAATACCTTCAACGGAAAGGTCAGCATCAATATTTTTGATAAGAGATTAAATAAAAAAACATTAAATAACAGTGGCGTTTTATCTCCGGTGTTAGAGTATACTGAGGAAGGAAGTGCTATTGTAAAATCTGCAGGAACTGCTGTAAATGGGGTTTTCACTGCTGAATTCTATGTACCTAAAGACATTAACTATGCTGTAGGCCAGGGAAGAATACTAGCCTATGCAGATAATAAGTCAACGGATGTTTTCAACAATCAGGCTGTACAGGTAGGCGATATTAATCCAAACGGAATCAATGATAATCAGCCTCCAAAAGTAAAACTGTATATGAACAACACCAACTTTGCAGATGGTGGAATTACCAATCAGAATCCAATGCTTCTTGCCTGTCTTACCGATGATACAGGAATTAATTCAACAGGATCCGGTGTAGGGCATGATATTACAGTATATCTTGACGGGCAGATTATCAATACTGTTGTTTTAAATGATTTTTATGCTCCGGGAGAAGGAAACGGATGTTTAAATCCTAGTCTTGCTGAATACCAGAAAGGAAATGTAACCTACCCTTTCAGAAATCTTGCAATAGGACAGCATCAATTAACATTTAAAGTTTGGGATATAAACAATAATTCTACAACTGCTACGTTAAATTTTGAAGTTAAAGATGAGTCTGACCAGCATCTGACAATAAACCGTCCGCTGAACTGGCCAAATCCATTTACCAACAAAACCTATATTCAGTTTGAACACAATTGTGATGATATTCTGGATGTGAACGTACAAATTTATACAATAACAGGAAGATTGGTAAGAACTTTGTCGCAGCCGGTGGTTGCAGAACCGTTCCTACAGGGCTTCAGAACCCCTCGTCAGGCCATAGAATGGGACGGAAGAGATGATTTTGGAGCTACTGTAGCAAAAGGTACGTATATTTTTAAGATATTTGCAAAAAGTCAAAATCAAGAAAAATGCAAAGGAAGTGCTACAGCTGTAGAAAAAATGGTACTTTTGAAATAA
- the gldJ gene encoding gliding motility lipoprotein GldJ, protein MKKLKLFSLIALSSTLALTSCGGSGTSKGGGTKKFVSKTGWKPNEKQGWFFAGKQQKQKGWPGMVYVEGGTFTMGLVKDDVMHDWNNTPRRMQVSSFFIGETEITNYEYREYLTWLKYVFPPSDPSFKEIYNGALPDTLLWDNKLARNDYNETYLRSPEFDYYPVVGVSWTQANRYCEWLSDRANEKALMQAGIIAKDLYINESNNQGGTAFNMDKFKSNDPEMQGYINEKRMQQKTGMKTTNQRLLAANRAPNSAMVQKFRLPTEVEWEYAALGMAKNREYNQYLGKKPQIERLRGSKGRDRGMFLENFKMGRGDYSGIAGWKNDGSAQTSDVRQYPSNDLGIYGMYGNVSEWTADVYRPIIDEDYNDFNYYRGNMPQAIVRNGDGTYKMIDEGTIKYDTLADGRLVYRGLPGQFERQTIADYRNYRDGDRQSSLEYYRASDSAAGFDMYNAPKTSFVVDGSGRVKLQKDTKDRTSAISNEVRVVKGGSWQDTAYWLDPGQRRYKNQNRAYGWVGFRVAQDAKASDKSRTRR, encoded by the coding sequence ATGAAAAAACTAAAGTTGTTTTCATTAATAGCATTAAGTTCTACACTTGCATTAACCAGCTGTGGCGGATCAGGAACCAGCAAAGGTGGCGGTACCAAAAAATTTGTCAGCAAAACAGGTTGGAAACCAAACGAAAAACAGGGTTGGTTTTTTGCAGGAAAGCAACAGAAGCAGAAGGGTTGGCCTGGGATGGTATATGTAGAAGGTGGAACTTTTACAATGGGATTAGTGAAAGATGATGTTATGCACGATTGGAATAACACACCTCGCAGAATGCAGGTAAGTTCATTCTTTATCGGAGAAACTGAAATTACTAACTACGAATACCGCGAATACCTTACATGGTTGAAGTATGTATTCCCACCAAGTGACCCGAGTTTTAAGGAGATCTATAACGGTGCTTTGCCGGATACCTTATTATGGGACAACAAATTAGCAAGAAACGATTATAACGAAACGTATCTGCGTTCTCCGGAATTTGATTACTATCCGGTAGTAGGAGTTTCCTGGACTCAGGCAAACAGATACTGTGAATGGCTGTCTGACAGAGCCAATGAAAAAGCTTTGATGCAGGCTGGTATTATTGCCAAAGATTTGTATATCAACGAATCCAACAACCAGGGAGGAACTGCTTTCAACATGGATAAATTCAAATCGAATGATCCTGAAATGCAGGGATATATCAATGAGAAAAGAATGCAGCAGAAAACTGGTATGAAAACGACAAACCAGAGATTGCTTGCAGCTAACAGAGCTCCGAATTCTGCAATGGTACAGAAGTTCAGACTTCCTACTGAAGTAGAATGGGAATATGCAGCTCTGGGTATGGCTAAAAACAGAGAATATAACCAATATCTGGGTAAAAAACCTCAAATTGAAAGATTAAGAGGTTCCAAAGGAAGAGACAGAGGAATGTTCCTTGAAAACTTCAAAATGGGTAGAGGTGATTATTCTGGTATCGCAGGTTGGAAAAATGACGGATCAGCTCAGACTTCTGACGTAAGACAATATCCATCTAACGATTTAGGAATCTACGGTATGTACGGAAACGTTTCTGAATGGACGGCTGACGTTTACAGACCTATCATCGATGAAGATTACAACGATTTCAACTACTACAGAGGAAACATGCCTCAGGCGATCGTAAGAAACGGTGACGGAACTTATAAAATGATCGACGAAGGTACTATCAAGTATGATACGTTAGCGGATGGAAGATTAGTTTACAGAGGACTTCCTGGACAATTCGAAAGACAAACTATTGCTGACTACAGAAACTACAGAGATGGTGACAGACAGTCTTCTTTAGAATATTACAGAGCTTCTGATTCTGCTGCCGGATTCGATATGTACAACGCTCCTAAAACAAGCTTCGTTGTAGATGGAAGCGGTAGAGTGAAACTACAAAAAGATACCAAAGACAGAACTTCTGCAATCTCTAACGAGGTTAGAGTAGTAAAAGGAGGTTCATGGCAGGATACAGCATACTGGCTGGATCCGGGACAAAGAAGATATAAAAATCAAAACAGAGCTTATGGTTGGGTAGGTTTCCGTGTTGCACAGGATGCTAAAGCCAGCGATAAGAGTAGAACTAGAAGATAA